The following are from one region of the Erwinia billingiae Eb661 genome:
- the gpM gene encoding phage terminase small subunit, which yields MLTPARRHFENIMAQNRGNGVATFADMTAYEQILHRLRIDMNRLKGIQSNKTKAEEKQKLLPDYQGWIDGTLAADSGQADEVLTRVMLWHIDAGNIAEALRIGEYVIRHQLSMPDRFSRTAAVTLIDEICDPVLAAFKASPNVAPLGADLLKALDGLTTGQDVPEAVRAKLWKAIGYTLRTVQETQPEALEYLQKAITEFSEIGVKREIEQLDRLLKKSALLDAAAADSETPGSDQQAIPPSAVTAVTVIDAEPAQPAEPSEAAGLQVASTDGEQVAAAAPPAQPAVKRGRPAGVKKPAGAKAKKVVAKKKPAAAE from the coding sequence ATGCTGACACCGGCAAGACGACATTTTGAGAACATCATGGCGCAAAACCGTGGCAACGGGGTGGCAACGTTTGCCGATATGACGGCGTATGAACAGATTTTGCATCGCCTGCGCATCGATATGAATCGCCTCAAGGGTATTCAGTCGAATAAGACCAAGGCGGAAGAAAAGCAGAAGCTGCTGCCCGACTATCAGGGCTGGATTGATGGCACGCTTGCGGCTGACAGCGGCCAGGCGGATGAAGTGCTGACGCGTGTGATGCTCTGGCATATCGATGCCGGGAATATTGCGGAAGCGCTGCGCATCGGCGAGTACGTGATCCGTCATCAGCTTTCAATGCCTGACAGGTTCAGCCGCACCGCAGCGGTGACGCTGATTGATGAAATTTGCGATCCGGTACTGGCGGCATTCAAAGCATCGCCGAACGTGGCCCCGCTGGGCGCTGATTTGCTGAAGGCGCTGGACGGTTTAACCACCGGGCAGGACGTGCCTGAAGCGGTCCGCGCCAAGCTCTGGAAAGCCATCGGCTACACACTGCGCACCGTGCAGGAAACGCAGCCAGAAGCGCTGGAGTACCTGCAAAAAGCCATTACCGAATTTAGCGAAATCGGCGTGAAGCGCGAGATTGAGCAGCTTGATCGCCTGCTGAAGAAATCCGCCCTGCTTGATGCCGCCGCGGCTGACAGCGAAACCCCGGGCAGTGATCAGCAGGCTATTCCGCCGTCCGCCGTTACAGCGGTGACGGTGATTGATGCTGAGCCAGCTCAGCCAGCTGAACCATCTGAAGCCGCTGGCCTCCAGGTCGCATCAACGGATGGCGAACAGGTGGCCGCTGCGGCACCGCCCGCGCAACCGGCGGTAAAACGTGGTCGCCCGGCTGGGGTTAAAAAGCCAGCTGGGGCTAAGGCTAAGAAGGTAGTAGCGAAGAAGAAGCCCGCTGCTGCTGAGTAA
- a CDS encoding head completion/stabilization protein, which translates to MSLVASKEINPVEGEATDINDGGASVTSGTFWPEIRLSDVRRDMRLNGLVTTDRLKHAATESVLNVNRQLAEWRVGQQAEGYQSLEAVPSEEINDTTEYVFLYQRAVYCAAKALLTEGYRDVDTTGQGEKHAAALTSQIDTLWRDSNFAIRDIIGISRGLAELV; encoded by the coding sequence ATGAGTCTGGTAGCCAGCAAAGAGATAAACCCCGTTGAGGGGGAAGCAACGGATATCAACGACGGCGGGGCCAGCGTAACCAGCGGGACTTTCTGGCCTGAAATCCGCCTGTCGGATGTGCGCCGCGATATGCGTCTGAATGGGCTGGTTACCACTGACCGGCTGAAGCATGCGGCCACTGAGTCGGTGCTGAATGTAAACCGGCAGCTTGCTGAGTGGCGTGTCGGTCAGCAGGCGGAGGGCTATCAGTCGCTTGAGGCTGTGCCGTCTGAAGAAATTAACGACACGACCGAATACGTTTTCCTGTACCAGCGTGCCGTGTATTGCGCAGCGAAAGCGCTGCTGACTGAGGGCTATCGCGATGTGGACACCACCGGGCAGGGGGAGAAACACGCGGCGGCACTGACGTCGCAAATTGACACGCTGTGGCGCGATTCCAACTTTGCGATTCGGGACATTATCGGAATCAGCCGCGGGCTGGCGGAGCTGGTCTGA
- a CDS encoding tail protein X has protein sequence MIVKALQGDTLDQLCQRHYGSTRGITETVLKANPGLCESSPFMAAGQEVTLPDIAPAAQAEMVQLWD, from the coding sequence ATGATCGTCAAAGCACTACAGGGCGACACGCTGGATCAGCTCTGCCAGCGCCATTACGGTAGCACGCGCGGTATCACCGAAACGGTACTGAAAGCTAACCCCGGATTGTGTGAAAGCAGCCCGTTTATGGCCGCAGGGCAGGAAGTCACATTGCCGGACATTGCACCGGCAGCACAGGCGGAGATGGTGCAGCTATGGGACTGA
- a CDS encoding HP1 family phage holin — translation MGLNFDRVVSFLSYLPSAFLTTLGLFSLTQWATLIGIVLGILTYRLNKRHKRRVELEEEKRTAIMFSLAEKAGSHNLNEVVGAFQEMARTEKRGRAL, via the coding sequence ATGGGACTGAATTTTGACAGGGTGGTTTCGTTTCTCTCGTACCTGCCTTCAGCTTTCCTGACCACGCTGGGGCTGTTCTCCCTGACGCAGTGGGCGACGCTGATCGGCATCGTGCTGGGGATCCTGACCTATCGGCTCAACAAACGGCATAAGCGTCGGGTTGAACTGGAGGAGGAGAAGCGCACCGCGATTATGTTCAGCCTGGCTGAGAAAGCGGGCAGCCATAACCTGAATGAAGTCGTTGGCGCGTTTCAGGAGATGGCCCGGACGGAGAAAAGAGGCCGTGCGCTATGA
- a CDS encoding lysozyme has protein sequence MSIRKKAVVCFVTVIIGIVGVEYSGQVRTSPQGLELIGDAEGCRRDPYICPADKLTAGIGSTTDIRAGHLYTDEEITAMWVEDIRRAERCIDRNFNGSLLNQGQFDAMTSAAFNMGCLNLMWFTDRQGVKQRTTIWRHAQARRWADMCNRLPDFVNAAGRKLPGLVKRREAERLICLAPEE, from the coding sequence ATGAGTATTCGAAAAAAGGCGGTGGTGTGTTTCGTTACGGTGATTATCGGCATTGTCGGGGTTGAGTATTCCGGGCAGGTAAGAACCAGCCCGCAGGGGCTGGAGTTGATTGGTGATGCTGAGGGATGCCGTCGTGATCCTTACATCTGCCCCGCTGACAAACTCACGGCGGGGATTGGTTCAACCACGGATATCCGGGCGGGCCACCTCTACACCGATGAAGAGATTACCGCGATGTGGGTTGAGGATATTCGCCGGGCTGAGCGTTGCATTGACCGCAATTTTAACGGCAGCCTGCTCAATCAGGGCCAGTTTGATGCGATGACCTCAGCCGCGTTCAATATGGGTTGCCTCAATCTGATGTGGTTCACCGACCGTCAGGGCGTTAAGCAGCGCACCACTATCTGGCGTCACGCGCAGGCCAGGCGCTGGGCGGATATGTGCAACAGGCTGCCGGACTTTGTGAACGCCGCAGGCCGCAAGCTACCAGGACTGGTTAAACGCCGTGAAGCTGAGCGGCTGATCTGCCTGGCACCGGAGGAGTGA
- a CDS encoding phage tail protein, producing MLKSELMRAAIVAHNPFFTREPDRLEVYVTKGNIVASGTPSPSFAYKYELNVLAMDYPGELDDLAIPILAWAAENQAELLFNPARRESGIGFDAQILNDGTADILFVINATENVVITTGPDGRPVVTHRIEPKMQDDVIGKWLTLLAVNDNTGASQTLRGGE from the coding sequence ATGTTGAAAAGTGAACTGATGCGGGCGGCTATCGTGGCGCATAACCCGTTTTTTACGCGGGAGCCAGATCGCCTGGAAGTGTACGTGACAAAAGGCAACATCGTTGCGTCCGGCACCCCGTCACCGTCTTTTGCCTATAAGTACGAGCTGAACGTCCTCGCGATGGATTACCCAGGCGAACTGGATGACCTGGCGATTCCGATCCTCGCATGGGCTGCTGAAAACCAGGCTGAGCTGCTTTTTAACCCGGCTCGTCGGGAAAGCGGGATCGGCTTCGATGCGCAGATTCTTAACGATGGCACGGCGGATATTCTCTTCGTGATCAACGCCACTGAAAACGTCGTTATCACGACTGGCCCGGACGGGCGACCGGTTGTCACGCACCGTATCGAACCTAAGATGCAGGATGATGTGATCGGTAAGTGGCTGACCCTGCTGGCCGTCAATGACAACACCGGCGCATCGCAGACGCTGCGGGGCGGTGAGTGA
- a CDS encoding phage virion morphogenesis protein: MAENLLFHQLDAILADVLGVTKPTTRRSMARRVAADLCRSQQKRIGQQKNPDGSAYPARKQKKLRTQGGVSFLHGGQVRRLRNWRNSKGRYGDRMITGFDEDKGGIRSFIRADIERYLSIDLSRKSETKAAKNPMFRRLRAARFLKATAYPDAAVVGFQGNAARIARVHQYGLTDKVAHRASAKYPARQLLGLTPTEIDGIADAIIGAMEGAGQ; the protein is encoded by the coding sequence ATGGCGGAGAATCTTCTTTTTCACCAGCTGGATGCCATTCTCGCGGATGTGCTGGGCGTCACTAAGCCCACGACCCGCCGCAGTATGGCCCGACGTGTGGCAGCGGACTTGTGCCGCAGCCAGCAGAAGCGCATCGGCCAGCAGAAAAACCCCGATGGCAGCGCATACCCGGCACGCAAGCAGAAGAAGCTGCGCACTCAGGGCGGTGTGAGCTTCTTGCATGGCGGCCAGGTGCGCCGGTTGCGTAACTGGCGCAACAGCAAGGGACGTTACGGCGACCGCATGATCACCGGGTTTGATGAAGACAAGGGCGGCATTCGCTCGTTCATCCGTGCCGATATTGAGCGCTATCTGAGTATTGACCTGTCCCGCAAATCCGAAACGAAAGCGGCTAAAAACCCGATGTTCCGGCGGCTGCGTGCCGCCCGCTTCCTGAAGGCGACGGCGTACCCGGACGCGGCGGTTGTTGGTTTCCAGGGCAACGCCGCGAGGATAGCGCGGGTTCACCAGTACGGCCTTACCGATAAGGTCGCCCACCGTGCCAGTGCGAAGTATCCGGCGCGCCAGCTGCTTGGGCTGACACCGACAGAAATCGACGGCATCGCCGATGCGATCATCGGCGCAATGGAAGGAGCAGGGCAATGA
- a CDS encoding phage baseplate assembly protein V, whose protein sequence is MREAEAARLLQNLIRVGTVQQVDYVEYVARVKTGGNTTDWVRWGAQRAGDAQTWWAPSVGEQVVILSPGGDLENAFIAFSLYGSDALPPDTSQASNITRYPDGAKEGYDPASGQKRLTGIKNSLVDASGTMTLNLARLVINAPEVVINGEVTQGGGSMSSNGVVVHAHVHGGVQSGGSKTGGPQ, encoded by the coding sequence ATGAGAGAAGCGGAAGCGGCACGCCTGCTGCAAAACCTGATCCGCGTTGGCACCGTGCAGCAGGTGGATTATGTGGAGTACGTCGCCAGGGTAAAAACGGGCGGTAACACCACCGACTGGGTGCGCTGGGGTGCGCAGCGTGCCGGGGATGCACAAACGTGGTGGGCGCCATCGGTAGGGGAGCAGGTTGTGATCCTTTCTCCAGGCGGCGATCTGGAAAATGCCTTCATCGCCTTCAGCCTGTACGGCAGTGATGCGCTGCCGCCGGATACCAGTCAGGCCTCAAATATCACGCGCTACCCGGACGGGGCAAAGGAAGGCTATGACCCTGCCAGCGGCCAGAAGCGCCTGACCGGGATTAAAAACTCGCTGGTTGATGCCAGCGGCACAATGACGCTGAATCTGGCCCGGCTGGTGATTAATGCCCCCGAGGTGGTGATTAACGGTGAGGTGACGCAGGGCGGCGGCAGTATGTCTTCTAACGGTGTGGTGGTACATGCCCACGTACACGGCGGCGTGCAGTCTGGCGGCAGCAAAACGGGAGGCCCGCAGTGA
- a CDS encoding GPW/gp25 family protein, producing the protein MSSEWKGMSSASGAAVEGESHLKQSIEDILLTPVGSRLMRREYGSALFSLLDQPDNEVTRLRLISAAVIALWKWEPRITPTQITFESVAQGARTMTISAQRSDSLSAITTDITI; encoded by the coding sequence GTGAGTAGCGAATGGAAAGGTATGAGCAGCGCCAGCGGCGCAGCGGTGGAAGGTGAGTCGCATCTGAAACAGTCGATAGAAGATATTCTTCTTACGCCGGTCGGCAGCCGACTGATGCGCCGGGAATACGGTTCCGCGCTCTTTTCACTGCTGGACCAGCCGGATAACGAAGTAACGCGGTTGCGTCTTATCTCTGCTGCGGTTATCGCGCTGTGGAAGTGGGAGCCGCGTATCACCCCGACGCAGATCACCTTTGAGAGCGTGGCGCAGGGTGCCAGGACAATGACAATCAGCGCACAGCGCAGCGATTCGCTGAGCGCTATCACAACGGATATCACGATATGA
- a CDS encoding baseplate assembly protein: protein MSGVIDLSQLPAPEIVESLDYEVILAARKAALIALYPADEQAAIAQTLELESEPMVKHLQESAYREMLLRQRINEAGLAVMVAYSGGADLDQLAVNNGVTRLTVTAADAAAIPPVAAVMESDEDLRSRIPAAFEGLSVAGPTAAYEYHAKSADGRVADARAISPSPAEVVVTVLSREGNGTAAADLIAVVATALNDESVRPVADRVTVSPAEIVNYAIEAKIYLLPGPEAEPVLAAASANLTAYAQRQSRIGRDINLSAIYAALHVEGVQRVELITPVANVVLDNTQAAYCTDAVVTIGGTDE from the coding sequence ATGAGTGGCGTAATTGACCTGTCACAGCTGCCCGCGCCGGAGATCGTTGAGTCGCTGGATTATGAAGTGATTCTGGCCGCCCGCAAGGCGGCGCTGATTGCGCTGTACCCGGCTGATGAACAGGCAGCTATTGCACAAACGCTTGAGCTGGAATCTGAGCCAATGGTTAAGCACCTTCAGGAAAGCGCTTACCGCGAAATGCTGTTGCGTCAGCGCATCAATGAGGCGGGGCTGGCGGTGATGGTTGCTTACTCGGGCGGCGCTGACCTTGACCAGCTGGCAGTTAATAACGGCGTGACGCGCCTGACGGTGACCGCGGCGGATGCCGCTGCTATCCCGCCGGTTGCCGCCGTGATGGAGAGCGATGAGGATTTGCGCAGCCGCATCCCGGCTGCCTTCGAAGGGTTATCCGTGGCCGGACCGACGGCGGCCTATGAGTATCACGCCAAAAGCGCCGACGGTCGCGTTGCCGATGCCCGCGCTATCAGTCCGTCACCGGCGGAAGTGGTGGTCACCGTGCTGAGCCGGGAAGGTAACGGCACCGCCGCCGCTGACCTGATCGCCGTTGTGGCTACCGCGCTCAATGATGAAAGCGTGCGGCCAGTGGCGGACCGCGTGACCGTCAGCCCTGCCGAGATCGTTAATTATGCGATAGAGGCAAAAATCTACCTACTGCCAGGCCCGGAAGCTGAGCCGGTACTGGCCGCCGCCAGCGCAAATCTCACCGCTTATGCGCAGCGACAGTCCCGAATCGGGCGCGATATCAACCTGTCAGCGATTTATGCGGCGCTACACGTTGAGGGCGTACAGCGCGTTGAGCTGATAACGCCGGTCGCGAACGTGGTGCTGGATAATACGCAGGCGGCTTACTGCACGGACGCAGTGGTAACTATTGGGGGAACGGATGAATAG
- a CDS encoding phage tail protein I — MNSLLPPSASDLERRLAAACSDMANLSVPLRDLLNPDVCPVRLLPYLAWAWSVDRWDEGWTESVKRKVVKDAFYIHQHKGTTTAIRRVVEPFGFLLRISEWWKNGDAPGTFRLDIGVQDQGISEETYQELERLISDAKPVSRHLIGMSINLQSSGSLPVAAACYSGDELTVYPYTAEIISVSGLGITGGAVHLIDSMRVSA, encoded by the coding sequence ATGAATAGCCTGCTGCCGCCGTCAGCCTCAGACCTTGAGCGCCGCCTGGCCGCCGCCTGTAGCGATATGGCGAATCTTAGCGTGCCGCTGCGGGATCTGCTTAACCCTGACGTCTGCCCCGTGCGCCTGCTGCCGTATCTGGCATGGGCCTGGTCGGTTGACCGTTGGGATGAAGGCTGGACGGAGAGCGTAAAGCGCAAGGTGGTGAAAGACGCGTTTTATATCCATCAGCATAAGGGGACGACCACGGCTATCCGCCGGGTGGTGGAGCCTTTCGGCTTCCTGCTGCGCATCTCAGAGTGGTGGAAAAACGGCGACGCGCCCGGCACGTTTCGCCTGGATATTGGCGTGCAGGATCAGGGCATCAGTGAGGAAACCTATCAGGAGCTTGAGCGGCTTATCAGCGATGCAAAGCCCGTCAGCCGCCATCTGATCGGTATGTCGATTAATTTGCAGTCCAGCGGCAGCCTGCCGGTTGCGGCGGCCTGTTATTCCGGGGACGAACTAACGGTTTACCCCTACACAGCAGAAATAATTTCCGTCAGCGGTCTGGGAATTACCGGGGGCGCGGTACATTTAATAGACAGCATGAGAGTGAGCGCATGA
- a CDS encoding phage tail protein — MSTKYYAILTNLGAAKLANAAALGTKIQITQMAVGDGNGVLPSPNAAQTALIAEKRRASLNALSIDENNSSQIIAEQIIPETEGGFWIREIGLFDADNILIAVANCPETYKPQLQEGSGRTQTVRMILIVNSTDAVTVKIDPSVVLATRKYVDEATLTVSQHAEKLMTDHAVAANPHKQYLQMANALSEIKDAGKIADVLTNLGLGAGSALPVGVPLPWSLAAAPEGWLKCNGASFSATTYPVLAKAYPSLKLPDLRGEFIRGWDDGRGADNARALLSAQAATSIRTAALDYFGADATTANGTIGTSFSQADSVTSSQPGDAKSPANGALGAILNDNSMVAEQKQGGIISSSQWISVRPRNVAFNYIVRAA; from the coding sequence ATGAGCACAAAATACTATGCAATTTTAACCAATCTTGGCGCGGCGAAGCTTGCTAACGCTGCTGCGCTGGGTACTAAAATCCAGATAACTCAGATGGCAGTTGGAGACGGCAACGGCGTACTACCTTCACCAAATGCTGCTCAAACGGCGCTCATTGCTGAGAAACGTCGGGCTTCGTTGAATGCTCTGAGCATTGATGAAAACAACTCCAGTCAGATAATCGCGGAGCAGATTATCCCCGAGACTGAAGGTGGATTTTGGATCCGAGAGATCGGCCTTTTTGATGCTGATAATATTCTGATTGCAGTGGCGAACTGTCCTGAAACCTATAAGCCACAATTACAAGAAGGCAGTGGAAGAACCCAGACGGTGCGTATGATCCTTATCGTAAATAGCACAGACGCGGTGACCGTGAAAATCGACCCATCTGTTGTGCTTGCGACCCGTAAATATGTGGATGAAGCAACCCTGACGGTCAGTCAGCACGCTGAAAAGCTGATGACCGATCATGCCGTAGCCGCCAATCCGCATAAACAATATCTTCAGATGGCGAATGCGCTGAGTGAGATTAAGGACGCCGGTAAAATTGCTGACGTTCTGACAAATCTTGGTCTGGGTGCTGGCTCTGCGCTGCCCGTAGGCGTGCCATTGCCCTGGTCGCTTGCTGCTGCCCCTGAAGGATGGCTGAAATGTAATGGCGCCTCGTTCAGCGCCACAACGTATCCGGTGCTGGCAAAAGCGTACCCCTCACTGAAATTGCCTGATTTGAGAGGTGAGTTTATTCGTGGATGGGATGACGGGCGGGGTGCAGACAATGCCCGTGCCCTGCTTTCGGCGCAGGCGGCCACATCAATCAGAACGGCAGCGCTGGATTATTTTGGCGCTGATGCAACAACGGCCAACGGCACCATTGGTACCTCTTTCAGTCAGGCAGACAGCGTAACAAGTTCACAGCCTGGCGATGCTAAGTCTCCGGCAAACGGCGCGCTTGGCGCAATTCTTAACGACAACAGTATGGTTGCCGAGCAAAAGCAGGGTGGGATTATCTCCAGCAGTCAGTGGATTTCTGTGCGTCCACGTAACGTGGCATTTAACTACATTGTGAGGGCTGCATAA
- a CDS encoding tail fiber assembly protein: MAKVTLDNDGLAKSAGTLKVYNFDAVSGEYTGTTDEYLLPGVGIPANACTSVPPSVATGQVVIFRNGSWVTEPDHRGERVYSVADGSEVMVTETGDYPSGTTTLKPSSGFDAWDGKKWVTDTDAKQAANVSEAERHKAELVSQANSFTQSWQTQLMLGIISDKDKSSLTEWMRYIQAVQEIETSLAPNIPWPVKPQ, from the coding sequence ATGGCTAAGGTGACATTAGATAATGACGGGCTGGCAAAGTCTGCAGGCACGCTGAAGGTCTATAACTTCGACGCCGTCAGCGGGGAATATACCGGAACTACGGATGAATATCTGTTGCCCGGCGTGGGCATCCCGGCCAATGCCTGCACGTCAGTGCCGCCATCAGTGGCCACCGGTCAGGTGGTGATTTTCCGTAATGGTAGCTGGGTAACTGAACCGGATCACCGTGGCGAAAGGGTTTATTCAGTGGCTGATGGCTCTGAAGTCATGGTTACCGAAACGGGGGACTATCCGTCCGGCACCACAACACTTAAGCCGTCATCGGGCTTTGATGCATGGGACGGCAAAAAGTGGGTGACTGATACGGACGCCAAGCAGGCTGCAAATGTTTCTGAGGCCGAACGTCATAAGGCTGAATTGGTCAGCCAAGCGAATAGCTTTACTCAGTCCTGGCAAACCCAGCTGATGTTGGGGATTATTTCAGACAAAGATAAATCATCTCTTACTGAATGGATGCGATATATCCAGGCTGTTCAGGAAATTGAGACTTCACTCGCTCCCAATATTCCATGGCCCGTTAAACCACAATGA
- a CDS encoding phage tail protein — translation MMMAYGMFVFMLDTAAYQALQQETSWRHVKNDRIGKSATWQYIGTGEDNIILTGTLYPEVTGGDVSLATLRTIAYGGRPWPLVEGTGSIYGMFVIAGITENRTEFMKDGKAQKIEFTLTLKKVSEDIREKLAGITADDILSLI, via the coding sequence ATGATGATGGCTTACGGCATGTTTGTTTTTATGCTCGATACCGCCGCCTATCAGGCGCTCCAGCAGGAAACCTCCTGGCGGCACGTTAAGAACGACAGGATCGGAAAATCGGCAACGTGGCAATACATCGGTACCGGTGAGGATAACATTATTCTGACCGGCACCCTCTACCCCGAAGTTACCGGCGGCGATGTGTCGCTGGCGACACTGCGCACAATTGCCTATGGTGGCCGACCGTGGCCGCTGGTTGAAGGCACCGGCTCAATTTACGGGATGTTTGTCATTGCAGGGATCACGGAGAACCGCACGGAATTTATGAAGGATGGCAAGGCGCAGAAAATTGAATTTACCCTCACGCTGAAAAAGGTCAGTGAGGATATCAGGGAAAAACTCGCAGGAATAACGGCAGATGACATTCTCTCTTTAATATAA